A genomic stretch from Ursus arctos isolate Adak ecotype North America unplaced genomic scaffold, UrsArc2.0 scaffold_21, whole genome shotgun sequence includes:
- the LOC125282022 gene encoding LOW QUALITY PROTEIN: olfactory receptor 4F3/4F16/4F29-like (The sequence of the model RefSeq protein was modified relative to this genomic sequence to represent the inferred CDS: inserted 1 base in 1 codon), whose amino-acid sequence MDGVNHSVVSELVFLGVTNSWEIQLLLFVFCSIFYVASMMGNSLIMLTVTSDPHLHSPMYFLLANLTFIDLGVSSVISPKMIYDLFRKRKVISFGGCITQIFFLHVIGGVEMVLLIAMAFDRYVAICKPLHYLTIMNRKMCILLLVATWVIGLTHSVIQLVFVIKLPFCGPNVLDSFFCDFPRLIKLACTDTYSLXFMVIANSGFISLGSFFILIVSYSSILTTVWKHSSRRSSKALSTSATHVMVVILCFGPCIFVYIWPHPTSRFDKFLAVFDAVLIPFFNSVIYTFRNKEMKVAMRRVCSQFITYRRIS is encoded by the exons ATGGATGGAGTGAATCACTCTGTGGTGTCAGAGTTGGTGTTCCTGGGAGTCACCAACTCCTGGGAGATCCAACTTCTCCTCTTTGTGTTCTGCTCCATATTTTATGTGGCAAGCATGATGGGAAACTCCCTCATCATGCTCACTGTGACTTCTGACCCTCACTTACATTCCCCCATGTACTTTCTGTTGGCCAACCTCACCTTCATTGACCTTGGAGTTTCTTCTGTCATTTCTCCGAAGATGATTTATGACCTTTTCAGAAAACGTAAAGTCATCTCCTTTGGTGGCTGCATCACTCAGATCTTCTTTCTCCATGTCATTGGTGGTGTGGAGATGGTGCTGCTCATTGCCATGGCCTTTGACAGATATGTTGCCATATGTAAACCTCTGCATTATTTGACTATTATGAAccgaaaaatgtgtattttgcttcTGGTAGCTACATGGGTAATTGGCTTGACCCACTCAGTGATTCAATTGGTTTTCGTTATAAAATTGCCATTCTGTGGCCCTAATGTGTTAGACAGCTTTTTCTGTGACTTCCCTCGGTTAATCAAACTGGCCTGCACAGACACCTACAGTC GATTCATGGTCATAGCCAACAGTGGGTTTATATCTCTGGGATCATTCTTCATATTGATTGTCTCCTACAGTTCTATCCTGACCACTGTTTGGAAACACTCCTCAAGACGCTCATCCAAGGCCCTCTCCACTTCAGCAACTCATGTCATGGTGGTGATTTTGTGCTTTGGTCCTTGCATCTTTGTTTATATCTGGCCTCACCCCACATCACGCTTTGACAAATTTCTTGCTGTTTTTGATGCAGTTCTTATTCCCTTTTTTAATTCAGTCATCTATACATTcaggaacaaagaaatgaaagtggCAATGAGGAGAGTATGCAGTCAGTTTATTACTTACAGAAGGATTTCATAA